One segment of Cryptococcus neoformans var. grubii H99 chromosome 2, complete sequence DNA contains the following:
- a CDS encoding pheromone a factor receptor — MAFAHPEYLVPSVIALVLALYPLPWHLRTGNIATLSMIFWMTLLNIVHIVNCIVWVDSSAPRANWWGDISTLIIVTYNYALPTAHLVLAKQLESFTSLRPHSPLYDSSARKRHRIFDISVTIGAPVVGYLIHLSNMDRRFYIVERLGPQAATYWNAWGVIWMAIVPILIAVTVVVYTIMALVNIYLRRQQMLSLIASDASVNRDQFYRLMFLTISEVGTCGLRAIFNLMSFQNGPQPMGHRGAPFHNLTKIESIEWSSTTTSGRLTLHLSFFTVVACSYVFFMCFATSTETKRFYSNVVRKIFPCIPESRTSRIHKLGSVDTGMSRSNATGTYSSATTGPISPTTPKDMDISLEEMLHAPALGKNGHWAISRGLNRVGLAPSVTTQESKYEEETADALYLPSMAAEEKTSSSMV, encoded by the exons ATGGCATTCGCTCATCCTGAGTATCTCGTCCCATCTGTCATCGCTTTGGTTTTGGCTCTTTACCCGTTACCATGGCATTTGCGTACAGGTAACATTGCGACGTTGTCTATGATCTTTTGGATGACCTTGCTGAACATTGTGCACATTGTCAATT GTATTGTATGGGTTGATAGCTCTGCGCCGAGAGCGAACTGGTGGGGCGATATTAGTACTCTAATCATAG TGACGTACAATTATGCTCTTCCAACTGCCCATCTCGTCCTCGCTAAACAGCTCGAATCCTTTACATCTTTGCGGCCCCATTCCCCCCTATATGATTCTTCCGCTCGCAAGCGCCACCGCATTTTCGATATCTCAGTCACCATCGGCGCTCCCGTCGTTGGTTATCTGATACACTTGAGTAATATGGACAGAAGATTCTACATTGTAGAGCGGTTGGGACCTCAAGCTGCAACGTACTGGAACGCTTGGGGTGTTATCTGGATGGCTATCGTCCCTATCTTGATTGCCGTTACTGTGGTTGTATACACCA TCATGGCTCTTGTTAACATCTACCTTCGTAGACAACAGATGCTCTCACTTATTGCTTCTGATGCCTCAGTCAATCGAGACCAGTTTTACCGTCTCATGTTCCTCACCATATCTGAAGTGGGCACTTGCGGTCTTCGGGCCATTTTCAACCTCATGTCTTTCCAGAACGGACCTCAACCCATGGGTCATAGGGGTGCCCCTTTCCATAACTTGACCAAAATTGAGAGTATCGAATGGTCATCTACAACGACTAGCGGGAGGTTGACATTgcatctttcttttttcacCGTGGTTGCCTGCAGCTATGTTTTTTTCATGTGCTTCGCCACTA GCACCGAGACCAAACGCTTCTACTCCAATGTAGTCCGCAAAATTTTCCCCTGCATACCCGAATCCCGTACCTCCCGTATTCACAAGTTGGGTTCCGTCGACACTGGCATGTCGCGCTCCAACGCCACTGGTACCTATTCCTCTGCTACCACTGGCCCTATCTCTCCCACGACCCCTAAAGACATGGATATTTCTTTGGAAGAGATGCTCCATGCACCAGCGTTGGGCAAAAATGGTCACTGGGCCATCAGCAGGGGTTTGAACAGGGTTGGGCTTGCGCCTAGCGTGACAACGCAAGAGAGCAagtatgaagaggaaacaGCGGATGCGTTGTATTTACCATCCATGGCGGCTGAAGAGAAGACTAGCTCATCAATGGTTTAA
- a CDS encoding 5-aminolevulinic acid synthase gives MQVTSLLRFSGVCPFLGHSTPSSLRAMANTANSSVSALTATAMTCPMMGPKLASISAARTYASVAGAKEVQKLHQNKNVTIDSTATGAAATCPHAKAARDVAVDAHRKAAAAGTFNYQEFYETELEKKHKDKSYRYFNNINRLAAKFPVAHTANTKDEVDVWCANDYLGMSRNPVVVGTMKRTLDRYGSGAGGTRNIAGNGALHLALEDEIASLHRKEAALVFSSCYVANDACLATIGAKLPGCVIFSDASNHASMIQGIRHSGAKKVIWKHNDLADLEAKLKTVPKGVPKIIAFESVYSMCGSVAPIEAICDLADKYGALTFLDEVHAIGMYGPNGAGVAEHLDFEAHHATRHSSEPVKGSVMDRIDIITATLGKAYGVVGGYIAGSADFVDVVRSYAPGFIFTTSLPPAIVAGAQASIAYQREFMGDRRLQQLNTREVKRQFNQLDIPVVPNPSHIIPVLVGDAALAKEASDMLLAKHKIYVQSINYPTVPVGEERLRITPTPGHTTEQIAHLVSSIDNVFNTLGLKRIREWKAAGGRAGVGMPNASAIEPVWSDKQLGLIDGSAPVALQQGAKSVVRDEAVEVAQKKLTHLLGADAGPALNVASL, from the exons ATGCAAGTTACCTCGCTTTTACGATTTTCCGGCGTTTGCCCCTTTTTGGGCCACTCCACCCCATCCTCGCTCCGAGCTATGGCAAACACCGCCAACAGCAGTGTCTCTGCTCTCACCGCTACCGCCATGACCTGCCCTATGATGGGCCCGAAGcttgcttccatctctgccGCCAGAACCTATGCCAGCGTTGCCGGTGCCAAGGAGGTTCAGAAGTTGCACCAG AACAAGAATGTCACTATCGATTCCACCGCCACTGGTGCGGCTGCCACGTGCCCTCACGCCAAGGCTGCCCGCGATGTCGCCGTTGATGCTCATCGcaaggctgctgctgctggcaCTTTCAACTATCAAGAGTTTTACGAAACTGAGTTGGAGAAAAAGCATAAGGACAA GTCCTATCGCTACTTCAACAACATCAATCGGCTTGCTGCCAAGTTCCCGGTTGCTCACACTGCAAACACCAAGGACGAGGTAGATGTTTGGTGTGCGAATGATTATTTGGGTATGAGTAGAAACCCCGTCGTTGTTGGGACTATGAA ACGTACTCTCGACCGTTATGGCTCCGGCGCTGGTGGTACAAGGAACATTGCCGGTAACGGTGCCCTtcatcttgcccttgaagacgagatagcttctctccatcgAAAGGAAGCCGCCCTCGTCTTTTCATCTTGCTATGTCGCCAATGATGCCTGCCTTGCCACCATCGGTGCCAAACTTCCCGGCTGTGTCATCTTCTCCGACGCTAGCAACCACGCTTCTATGATTCAAGGTATCCGCCACTCTGGCGCTAAAAAGGTCATCTGGAAGCACAATGACCTAGCCGACCTTGAAGCCAAGCTCAAGACTGTACCCAAAGGGGTTCCCAAGATCATTGCTTTCGAGAGTGTTTACTCCATGTGCGGTAGTGTCGCTCCCATCGAAGCTATCTGTGATCTTGCAGACAAATACGGTGCCCTCACATTCCTTGATGAAGTGCATGCCATCGGCATGTACGGTCCCAACGGTGCTGGTGTTGCTGAGCACCTTGACTTTGAGGCTCACCACGCCACCCGTCACTCCTCTGAGCCTGTGAAGGGCAGTGTTATGGACCGAATCGATATCATCACTGCTACTCTTGGTAAAGCCTACGGTGTTGTTGGTGGTTACATTGCCGGTTCTGCCGACTTTGTCGATGTTGTTCGGTCTTACGCCCCtggcttcatcttcaccacttctcttcctcctgccaTCGTCGCCGGTGCCCAAGCGTCCATCGCTTACCAGCGAGAGTTCATGGGAGACCGACGTCTCCAGCAGCTCAACACCCGTGAGGTCAAGCGTCAATTTAACCAACTTGACATCCCTGTCGTGCCCAACCCCTCTCACATCATCCCTGTGCTTGTCGGTGATGCCGCCCTCGCCAAGGAGGCTTCCGACATGCTCCTCGCCAAACACAAGATCTACGTTCAGTCCATCAACTACCCTACTGTCCCTGTTGGTGAGGAGCGCTTGCGTATCACCCCCACTCCCGGTCACACTACCGAGCAGATTGCTCACCTCGTCTCTTCTATCGACAACGTTTTCAACACTCTTGGTTTGAAGCGTATTAGGGAATGGAAGGCCGCTGGCGGTCGCGCTGGTGTCGGAATGCCCAACGCTTCCGCGATTGAGCCCGTCTGGTCTGACAAGCAGCTCGGCTTGATCGATGGTTCTGCCCCTGTTGCTCTTCAACAAGGTGCTAAGAGCGTCGTCAGGGATGAGGCCGTCGAGGTCGCTCAGAAGAAGTTGACCCACCTTCTTGGCGCCGATGCGGGTCCTGCCTTGAATGTTGCTTCTCTTTAA
- a CDS encoding elongator complex protein 2, protein MRITSEYISIGANRSSSCAACSSSGLLFFGAGKFIALWDSSSDRGVHATLRGHKGQVTTVKLLPDGRLVSGDNIGEIRIWNSVRGEDEWECVMSWEAHRGGSISAIGVLASTGNLDDMVLTGGSDSLIKRWKIADKPEEVQKIDLKGKLPLDLEVGYLPGSEAPILAVGCTDRRIQIWTVRDGSFTRALSLEGHEDWVRCLSFTPYPSASSSSQDLLLASGSQDNFIRLWRVSSIEQEVASPSTGDEGLEMLDEFEKRLAGEAGGNVQISTKAHILGVQDGENTLRFNITLEALLVGHESGLTNVHWSPVPTSSSPTPLLLSTASDNSLIVWSPSSTSTSTDGIWVPTNRFGAIGGRGLSFYGAIWGKDGKSVMASGWNGGWEKWVESEQGWDVQRGLTGHHGDVQTVCWDPRGEYLLSVASDQTARIHAECNLPSISTPIWAEIARPQIHGYDMTDASFISPLRFVSGADEKVARVFDAPQGFVESLRSLGISKREAEEESRPKGATVPPLGLSNRALQKAPVAGDAVEKQGQNEAIISISHTFTSLPTEEELATSTLWPEVEKVYGHGYELVCAAASHAGDLIATASKATNAEHAVIRVVSASKWELVGEPLGGHSLTITSVSFSRDDNRILSCSRDRGWRVFERKVDGEGYVPLAGEEKAHARMVLDACWADERNDMFATASRDKTVKIWIPAVEDGSQWAAAETIKLTVASTAVAMINNGSDGYLLAVGKESGSIEVFAVAVNADGVKSDLLFTFDPRVSHVSAVNKLAWRNVGGVLSLASCSDDRSVRVYKVEL, encoded by the exons ATGAGAATCACCTCGGAGTATATCTCAATTGGCGCAAAtcgttcttcctcttgcgCTGCTTGCTCCTCATCGGgtttgctcttcttcggtgCCGGCAAGTTCATCGCACTTTGGGATTCATCGTCAGATCGAGGCGTCCATGCAACACTCCGAGGACACAAAGGCCAGGTCACAACAGTCAAACTTCTTCCGGATGGGAGACTCGTCAGCGGCGATAACATTGGTGAAATAAGAATATGGAATTCTGTAAGGGGTGAAGATGAGTGGGAATGTGTGATGAGCTGGGAAGCCCACAGAGGAGGGTCCATCTCTGCTATCGGTGTCCTTGCTTCGACAGGGAACCTAGATGACATGGTCCTCACTGGCGGATCGGACAGTCTGATCAAAAGGTGGAAAATAGCGGATAAGCCAGAGGAGGTTCAGAAAATCGATCTGAAAGGCAAGCTGCCATTGGATTTGGAAGTCGGCTACTTGCCTGGATCTGAAG CCCCCATACTCGCCGTAGGCTGTACTGACCGCCGTATCCAAATATGGACCGTTCGAGACGGCTCATTTACCCGCGCTCTTTCTCTAGAAGGCCATGAAGACTGGGTCCGTTGTCTCTCCTTCACACCCTACCCTTCcgcatcctcttcctcccaggATTTACTTTTGGCTTCTGGGTCTCAAGATAACTTTATCCGATTATGGCGTGTCTCGTCCATCGAGCAAGAAGTTGCTAGTCCAAGTACAGGAGACGAGGGTCTTGAGATGCTTGACGAGTTTGAAAAGCGGCTTGCGGGCGAGGCTGGCGGAAACGTGCAAATATCAACCAAGGCTCACATCCTCGGTGttcaagatggagaaaacaCTTTACGGTTCAACATCACCCTTGAAGCTTTGCTCGTTGGTCATGAGTCTGGTCTCACCAATGTCCATTGGTCCCCTGTTcccacatcatcttctcccacgcccctccttctctctaCCGCCTCCGATAACTCTCTCATAGTTTGGAGCCCCTCAAGTACGTCAACTTCTACAGACGGCATCTGGGTACCTACGAACCGGTTTGGTGCTATCGGTGGTAGGGGTCTGTCTTTTTATGGCGCGATCTGGGGCAAGGACGGCAAAAGTGTCATGGCCAGTGGGTGGAATGGAGGTTGGGAAAAGTGGGTTGAGTCAGAACAAGGATGGGATGTCCAAAGAGGTTTGACCGGTCATCATGGCGATGTCCAGACTGTTTGTTGGGATCCCAGAGGAGAGTACCTCTTATCTGTTGC CTCCGATCAAACAGCACGTATCCATGCTGAATGCAATCTGCCCTCCATTTCCACGCCTATTTGGGCCGAAATCGCTCGCCCTCAAATCCACGGTTACGATATGACAGATGCCTCATTCATCTCCCCTCTTCGTTTTGTCAGCGGTGCAGATGAAAAGGTTGCTCGAGTGTTTGATGCGCCTCAAGGTTTCGTGGAATCTTTAAGGTCTTTGGGTATCAGTAAGAGggaagcagaggaggaaagcagACCAAAGGGAGCCACCGTCCCGCCTCTGGGGCTGTCAAACCGAGCGTTGCAGAAAG CACCTGTCGCCGGAGATGCTGTCGAAAAGCAAGGTCAAAATGAGGCCATtatttccatctctcatACTTTCACGTCTCTCCCtacggaagaagaactcGCTACCTCAACTCTCTGGCCCGAGGTCGAAAAAGTCTATGGCCACGGTTATGAACTCGTCTGTGCAGCTGCTTCCCATGCCGGAGATCTTATTGCGACGGCATCCAAGGCTACTAATGCCGAGCACGCTGTGATCCGAGTAGTGTCAGCCTCCAAGTGGGAACTAGTTGGTGAACCTCTTGGGGGTCACTCTTTGACAATCACGAGCGTTTCTTTCAGTAGGGATGACAATAGAATTTTGAGCTGTTCTAGAGAtcgaggatggagagtgTTTGAGAGAAAagtggatggggaaggTTATGTCCCTCTTgcgggagaagaaaaggctcACGCCAGGATGGTCTTGGACGCATGCTGGGCGGACGAGAGAAATGACATGTTCGCGACCGCATCCAGGGATAAGACC GTTAAAATTTGGATTCCAGCAGTAGAAGATGGCTCTCAATGGGCTGCAGCTGAAACAATCAAATTAACCGTAGCTTCTACAGCGGTCGCCATGATTAATAACGGCTCTGACGGATATCTCTTGGCTGTTGGAAAAGAGAGCGGCTCTATAGAAGTCTTTGCTGTTGCTGTGAACGCGGATGGGGTGAAGAGCGACCTACTCTTTACTTTTGATCCTCG AGTATCACATGTGAGCGCAGTGAACAAACTTGCTTGGAGGAATGTCGGGGGTGTTTTGAGCTTGGCGAGTTGCAGTGATGATCGAAGTGTCCGCGTATACAAGGTTGAGTTATAA